From a single Candidatus Schekmanbacteria bacterium genomic region:
- the kdpC gene encoding potassium-transporting ATPase subunit KdpC produces the protein MRMIRPVIVSLIVFTVITGIIYPLIVTGIAQLIFPVQANGSIIIKNGKPAGSALIGQSFDSPGYFWGRLSATQPFPYNSASSSGSNLAQSNPALVKQAKERISTLRDADPQAPAMVPVDLATASASGIDPDITPAAAEYQVKRVAKARRLSEARVSALVTQFTEDRQFGILGEPAVNVLKLNLALDDIQKNETNERIKHE, from the coding sequence ATGAGAATGATACGGCCTGTAATAGTTTCATTGATTGTTTTCACGGTAATTACCGGGATTATTTATCCACTTATAGTGACCGGCATTGCGCAGCTAATCTTTCCGGTTCAGGCAAACGGCAGCATAATAATAAAAAACGGAAAACCAGCAGGTTCCGCTCTGATAGGTCAGTCTTTTGATAGTCCAGGATATTTTTGGGGAAGGTTGTCGGCAACACAGCCGTTTCCATACAATTCAGCTTCTTCATCCGGATCCAATCTGGCACAAAGCAATCCGGCCCTTGTTAAACAGGCAAAGGAACGGATTTCTACATTAAGAGATGCTGACCCGCAGGCTCCTGCAATGGTGCCGGTTGATCTTGCTACTGCATCTGCAAGCGGTATTGATCCGGATATAACTCCTGCGGCTGCTGAATATCAGGTAAAACGGGTTGCAAAAGCACGTCGACTCTCAGAAGCAAGAGTAAGTGCTCTTGTTACGCAGTTTACCGAAGACCGGCAATTTGGCATCCTTGGCGAGCCGGCAGTCAATGTGCTTAAGTTGAATCTTGCGCTTGATGATATTCAAAAAAATGAGACAAATGAAAGGATAAAACATGAATAA
- a CDS encoding DUF4118 domain-containing protein yields the protein MALKKESDKWREQGWILSIASVALCTGIAGAVSSYVTIADVAMLYLLGIVITASLTSRWPSLLATLLSVTAFDFFFVPPYLTLAVSEAKYLFTFIVMFIVAYVISSLTLRMREQAKQAEQREKRTAALYNLSRELAHERELEHLCSSVINHMSSVFSSSVVILLSDGKDNMLKPIADPQNFELDQRDMGVAQWVFEHGQQAGLGTDTLPGANALYLPLIASSKTVGVVGVFPGEPSDTFDDEQIYALESFANQSAMAIERALLAEETQRVRLKAETEMLRNTMLSSVSHDLRTPLAAITGAATTLLQQDIDLDPSSRKELMQTIIEEAEHLNQIIRNVLDMTRLEAKTITVKKEWQSLEEIVGAVLNRLSDRLNDRQFTVSLPEDLPLIPFDPLLIEQVLINLIDNALKYTPQSSPLALSAVVTGDEVIVELCDSGSGITPGKEERIFEKFVRDCSVGGGIGLGLAICRTVINAHGGRIWAENRATGGAVFRFSLPFGGKPPKMEEENNWDENT from the coding sequence ATGGCGTTAAAGAAAGAATCAGACAAATGGCGCGAACAGGGCTGGATTCTAAGCATTGCCAGCGTAGCACTTTGTACAGGCATTGCCGGAGCTGTATCATCTTATGTTACGATTGCAGACGTGGCAATGCTCTATCTTCTCGGCATTGTTATTACAGCAAGTTTGACAAGCAGATGGCCGTCTCTTCTTGCAACGCTTCTTAGCGTAACTGCCTTTGACTTTTTCTTTGTCCCACCTTACCTTACTTTGGCAGTAAGCGAAGCAAAATATCTGTTTACATTCATCGTTATGTTCATAGTTGCATATGTCATAAGTTCTCTCACATTACGAATGCGCGAACAGGCAAAACAAGCAGAACAACGTGAGAAGCGAACTGCCGCTCTTTATAACTTAAGCCGCGAATTGGCGCATGAACGGGAATTGGAGCATCTGTGTTCTTCTGTGATAAATCATATGAGCAGTGTTTTTTCAAGTTCAGTCGTCATTCTTCTTTCTGATGGGAAAGACAACATGTTAAAACCTATTGCAGACCCGCAAAACTTTGAACTTGACCAGAGGGATATGGGCGTAGCCCAGTGGGTCTTTGAACATGGACAACAGGCTGGTCTTGGCACTGATACGCTTCCCGGTGCAAATGCATTATATCTTCCACTTATTGCTTCATCCAAAACTGTAGGAGTGGTCGGTGTCTTTCCCGGTGAGCCATCAGATACTTTTGATGATGAACAAATCTATGCGCTGGAAAGTTTTGCAAACCAGTCTGCTATGGCTATTGAAAGAGCCCTTCTCGCTGAAGAAACTCAGAGAGTGCGTCTTAAAGCTGAGACGGAAATGCTTCGCAATACAATGTTAAGTTCTGTTTCACACGACCTCCGTACTCCTCTTGCTGCAATTACCGGTGCTGCTACGACTTTACTTCAGCAGGATATAGACCTTGATCCGTCCAGCAGGAAAGAGCTAATGCAGACAATCATCGAGGAGGCTGAACATTTAAATCAAATCATACGCAATGTGCTGGACATGACGCGCCTTGAAGCTAAGACAATAACTGTAAAGAAAGAATGGCAGTCACTTGAGGAGATTGTTGGTGCCGTTCTCAACCGACTTTCCGATAGATTAAATGACCGTCAGTTTACGGTTAGTCTGCCGGAGGATTTACCGCTTATCCCATTTGATCCTCTTCTGATAGAACAGGTTCTGATTAATCTCATTGATAATGCGCTTAAGTACACTCCGCAGAGTTCGCCGCTTGCGCTTTCTGCCGTCGTCACTGGAGATGAGGTTATAGTTGAACTTTGTGACAGCGGTTCCGGGATAACACCGGGGAAGGAGGAGAGGATCTTTGAAAAATTTGTAAGGGATTGTTCAGTCGGAGGTGGAATCGGACTTGGACTTGCTATCTGCCGGACTGTTATTAATGCCCACGGCGGACGCATCTGGGCTGAGAATCGCGCCACTGGCGGAGCTGTATTCAGGTTTTCTCTCCCATTTGGCGGGAAACCTCCAAAGATGGAAGAGGAAAATAATTGGGATGAGAACACATAA
- a CDS encoding response regulator translates to MNDNELILLVEDEPQMRRFLRITLQGNGYRLIESVTGQDGLTQVATRNPDVVLLDLGLPDIDGLEVTRRLRGWSSVPIIVISAREQEEDKIKALDAGADDYLTKPFGAGELLARIRVALRHVITQNSGGENPLFIIDNMKVDLAKRQVFIDDREIHLTPIEYRLLAVLVKHAGKVITHSQLLKEVWGAAYADQNHYLRIYMAQLRHKLEPDPARPRFFINEPGVGYRLKIDTGKK, encoded by the coding sequence ATGAATGATAACGAACTCATCCTTCTTGTTGAAGATGAACCTCAGATGCGCCGTTTTCTCCGTATCACACTTCAGGGGAACGGTTACCGTCTGATAGAGTCAGTTACCGGACAGGATGGTCTCACTCAGGTTGCTACGCGAAATCCTGATGTAGTACTCCTTGACCTCGGACTCCCTGACATTGACGGGCTTGAAGTTACGAGGAGGCTTCGCGGGTGGAGCAGTGTCCCGATTATAGTGATTTCAGCACGTGAACAGGAGGAGGATAAAATCAAAGCGCTTGATGCAGGTGCAGACGATTATCTCACGAAACCATTCGGTGCCGGAGAGCTTCTTGCACGGATTCGTGTCGCCCTTCGCCATGTGATAACTCAGAATAGCGGAGGCGAGAATCCTTTATTCATTATTGACAATATGAAGGTTGATCTTGCCAAACGGCAGGTGTTCATTGATGACAGGGAAATACATTTAACACCCATAGAATACCGCCTTCTTGCAGTATTGGTAAAGCATGCGGGGAAGGTAATAACCCATAGCCAGCTTCTTAAAGAAGTCTGGGGAGCGGCATATGCCGACCAGAACCATTATCTTCGAATCTATATGGCACAGTTACGGCACAAACTTGAGCCTGATCCTGCAAGACCGCGTTTCTTTATCAATGAACCGGGTGTGGGATACAGGCTTAAAATTGATACAGGGAAAAAATGA
- a CDS encoding sensor histidine kinase KdpD: MSNSSDFQKPDFQKPDPQALLSEVMKEESRRGRFKIFLGYAPGVGKTYKMLEHARIAKDRGIDVVIGVVETHGRAETEKLSEGLEIIERRQIDYKNVVLYEMDVEAIIKRRPELVLVDELAHTNAPGSQYDKRFQDIEILLANRINVYTTVNVQHIESLNDTVAQITGVRIRETVPDNIFDKADEIDVVDIPLEQLQERLKEGKVYAPDLAGKALENYFKRGNLLALRELAFRRAANKLDQELINYMKARGIAGPWATSERLLVCIGVSPFAKKLVRKAYQMASELKAEWYAVYVETPGHLTLSQKERINLTETLGLAQELGAKVITLTGSEIGEEIVKFANKEKVSKVVIGKPVGFFLRQMLARSPVFEILKESGRFDLYFIAPESEEGSKADTPAVPPVRSSKRTAWKNYFLASLTILPVTATASLLFYALNIKSLVILFILAPMASAFFFGIGPSLFVSILCPLIYDYFFTEPYFSLTIQDPSIILELIIFVVTAVLTGQLAKLIRRQQEAITTRLGQMELLSDMGKELLAIPNLYQLITKVASPMDEQMNNTLKFMKITVQEGIAETILRYMERAIHLPCFVILRKEDSPLHIWAKSGAELSITSKENAIVEWIFAHNEPAGKGTKTLEGSDYFYLPISSSKKKCLGVIGISSDYNLLLPNERILISAINNFAATALENLEIQAED, from the coding sequence ATGAGCAATTCTTCTGATTTTCAAAAACCTGATTTCCAAAAACCGGATCCGCAGGCGCTTCTTTCAGAGGTAATGAAAGAAGAAAGCCGCAGAGGGCGTTTCAAGATATTTCTGGGATATGCCCCGGGAGTAGGCAAGACTTACAAGATGCTTGAACATGCGAGGATTGCGAAAGATCGCGGTATTGATGTGGTAATCGGTGTTGTTGAAACACATGGGCGTGCTGAAACCGAAAAACTCTCAGAGGGGCTTGAGATAATTGAGCGGCGTCAGATTGATTACAAGAATGTCGTGCTTTATGAAATGGATGTTGAAGCAATCATAAAGCGCAGGCCGGAACTGGTCCTTGTTGATGAGTTAGCGCATACAAATGCTCCGGGAAGCCAGTATGATAAACGTTTTCAGGATATTGAAATCCTTTTGGCAAACAGGATCAATGTTTATACAACAGTCAACGTTCAGCACATCGAGAGTTTAAATGACACTGTGGCGCAGATCACAGGGGTCCGTATTCGTGAAACAGTTCCGGACAATATCTTTGACAAAGCAGATGAGATTGATGTTGTGGATATTCCCCTTGAGCAATTGCAGGAACGGTTGAAGGAGGGGAAGGTGTATGCACCGGATTTAGCTGGAAAGGCATTGGAGAATTATTTCAAGCGCGGCAATCTACTTGCTCTTCGCGAACTCGCGTTCCGCCGTGCCGCCAACAAGCTTGATCAGGAGCTTATAAATTATATGAAGGCCCGCGGCATTGCAGGGCCCTGGGCTACTTCAGAGAGGCTCCTTGTGTGTATTGGGGTAAGCCCCTTTGCAAAGAAACTCGTGCGTAAAGCTTATCAGATGGCAAGTGAACTCAAGGCAGAATGGTATGCTGTTTATGTGGAAACTCCCGGTCATCTCACATTGAGCCAGAAGGAACGCATCAACCTTACTGAAACGCTTGGTCTGGCTCAGGAATTGGGTGCTAAGGTGATAACGCTCACCGGATCCGAGATAGGCGAGGAGATAGTAAAGTTTGCAAACAAAGAAAAAGTCAGCAAGGTCGTGATTGGAAAACCTGTAGGGTTCTTCCTGCGGCAAATGCTCGCACGTTCCCCGGTGTTTGAGATTCTCAAAGAATCAGGCAGATTCGATCTCTATTTTATCGCACCTGAAAGCGAAGAAGGTTCAAAAGCTGATACGCCTGCCGTGCCGCCTGTCCGGAGCTCAAAGCGAACTGCCTGGAAAAACTACTTTCTTGCGAGCCTTACCATTCTGCCGGTCACAGCTACTGCTTCCCTGCTATTTTACGCATTGAATATCAAATCTCTGGTCATACTATTTATTCTGGCGCCTATGGCAAGTGCGTTTTTCTTTGGCATAGGTCCTTCTCTTTTTGTTTCAATCCTTTGCCCGCTTATCTATGATTATTTTTTTACGGAACCGTATTTCAGCCTTACAATCCAGGACCCATCAATCATCCTTGAGCTGATAATTTTTGTAGTGACCGCAGTTCTTACCGGACAGCTTGCAAAGCTGATTCGCCGTCAGCAGGAGGCAATTACAACGCGTCTTGGGCAGATGGAATTATTGTCTGATATGGGGAAAGAGCTTCTTGCTATTCCAAATCTCTATCAGTTAATAACAAAGGTCGCAAGTCCCATGGATGAACAGATGAACAATACACTAAAATTCATGAAGATTACTGTTCAGGAGGGGATTGCAGAGACCATACTTCGCTATATGGAGAGGGCGATTCATCTGCCATGTTTCGTTATACTTCGCAAGGAAGATTCTCCACTGCATATCTGGGCAAAATCAGGTGCAGAACTTTCAATTACTTCTAAGGAAAATGCAATCGTGGAATGGATATTTGCCCACAATGAGCCGGCAGGAAAAGGAACAAAAACTCTTGAAGGCTCGGATTACTTTTATCTTCCAATTTCATCTTCCAAAAAAAAATGTCTCGGGGTGATAGGGATTTCATCTGACTACAATCTTCTTTTACCTAACGAACGTATTCTTATTTCAGCGATTAATAATTTTGCCGCCACTGCGCTTGAGAATCTGGAGATTCAGGCAGAAGACTAG